A stretch of Desulfonispora thiosulfatigenes DSM 11270 DNA encodes these proteins:
- a CDS encoding protein arginine kinase gives MIKNLIEDTHSFWTEGSGNFPEIVLSSRIRLARNLEEFLFNTSNKENSKGVLKTIKDATSNIESLEFFNLEIFNDLERKVLVEKHLISPGHGHNPQNKGILVNKEGSVSIMVNEEDHLRIQCFGSGLVLKDLWQKCTELDDLLEEKLNFAFNEKYGYLTTCPTNLGTGLRVSVMMHLPALVLTRQTNLILRQLSQVGVAVRGIFGEGTEALGNLFQISNQISLGQSEEEIVANVNLIVKRLVDQEQKAREYLLNKSGLLIEDKAKRAYGILTNAKIISSEEAFSLISDLRLGKTLGMVENLEIKPINELFLLCQPAYLQIISGKEMTAQERDIKRAEIFKEILQR, from the coding sequence TTGATTAAGAATCTAATCGAAGATACTCATAGTTTTTGGACTGAAGGAAGTGGAAATTTCCCTGAGATTGTATTAAGCTCAAGAATTAGATTAGCTCGAAATCTAGAAGAGTTTTTATTTAATACAAGTAACAAAGAAAATTCAAAAGGTGTATTAAAAACTATAAAGGATGCCACTAGTAACATAGAAAGTTTAGAATTTTTCAATTTAGAAATCTTCAATGATTTAGAAAGAAAAGTATTAGTGGAAAAGCACTTAATTAGCCCAGGACATGGGCATAATCCTCAAAATAAAGGAATTTTAGTTAATAAAGAAGGATCAGTTAGTATAATGGTTAATGAAGAAGACCATCTAAGAATACAATGTTTTGGATCTGGCCTAGTTTTAAAAGATTTATGGCAAAAGTGTACTGAACTTGATGATCTATTAGAAGAAAAATTGAATTTTGCTTTTAATGAAAAGTACGGTTATCTTACAACGTGCCCCACTAACTTAGGCACAGGTTTGAGAGTTTCAGTAATGATGCATTTACCAGCATTAGTTTTAACAAGGCAAACAAATCTAATTTTACGTCAATTATCGCAAGTTGGAGTCGCTGTAAGAGGAATATTTGGAGAAGGCACAGAAGCTTTAGGTAATTTATTTCAAATCTCTAATCAAATTAGCTTAGGTCAAAGTGAAGAAGAAATTGTAGCCAATGTAAATTTAATTGTAAAAAGATTAGTAGATCAAGAACAAAAGGCCAGAGAGTATTTACTTAATAAATCAGGGCTACTAATTGAAGATAAAGCAAAAAGAGCTTATGGAATTTTAACTAACGCAAAAATAATTTCATCTGAAGAAGCATTTAGCCTAATTTCGGATTTAAGATTAGGAAAGACTCTAGGTATGGTGGAAAACTTAGAGATTAAACCAATTAATGAATTATTTTTACTTTGTCAACCAGCATATTTACAAATTATAAGTGGAAAAGAAATGACAGCCCAGGAAAGAGATATAAAAAGAGCAGAAATATTTAAGGAAATATTACAAAGATAA
- a CDS encoding UvrB/UvrC motif-containing protein: protein MYCEDCNEKVANIYLTKTINGKKMEKYICEDCAKKYQEQFGVVFKPQLSFSNLLGSLFENEFIPQIGSISSNGLKCEKCGMDHHKFAKDGRLGCNECFNYFGMQLEPLLKRLHGTTKHTGKIPKRIGGGLRIKNEIKLMREKLQYAVSKEEFEEAAKLRDSIKELESKISKEE from the coding sequence ATGTATTGTGAAGATTGTAATGAAAAGGTAGCAAACATATATTTAACTAAAACCATTAATGGTAAGAAAATGGAAAAATATATTTGCGAAGATTGTGCAAAAAAGTATCAAGAGCAATTTGGCGTAGTTTTCAAACCACAACTAAGCTTTTCTAACTTATTAGGATCTTTATTTGAAAATGAGTTTATTCCACAAATAGGCAGTATATCATCTAATGGATTAAAATGTGAAAAATGTGGGATGGATCATCATAAATTTGCTAAAGATGGGCGCTTAGGATGTAATGAATGTTTTAATTATTTTGGAATGCAATTAGAGCCACTATTAAAAAGACTACATGGAACAACAAAACATACAGGTAAAATTCCCAAACGCATAGGTGGAGGACTTAGAATTAAAAATGAAATAAAACTAATGCGTGAAAAGTTACAGTATGCGGTGAGTAAAGAAGAATTTGAAGAGGCCGCTAAACTTAGAGATAGCATCAAAGAATTAGAAAGTAAAATAAGTAAGGAAGAATAG
- a CDS encoding CtsR family transcriptional regulator, translating to MSLASMSEIIENYLKNLLEQARNGVIEIQRNELAQNFECVPSQINYVLGTRFTPVQGYLVETRRGGGGYIRIVRLRINTKENLQNLLEETIGDSINKKQLEGIMELLVREEILTKREAIILINVFNDTLVSENLKDMDKLRAHMLHIAISSALRIDL from the coding sequence ATGAGCTTGGCTAGTATGTCAGAGATAATAGAAAATTATTTAAAGAATTTACTAGAGCAAGCACGTAATGGTGTTATTGAAATACAAAGAAATGAGCTTGCTCAAAACTTCGAATGTGTCCCTTCTCAAATAAACTATGTTTTAGGTACGAGGTTCACTCCTGTGCAGGGCTATTTAGTAGAGACTCGTCGGGGTGGAGGAGGTTATATTCGGATAGTTAGGTTAAGAATAAATACAAAGGAGAACCTACAAAATTTACTTGAAGAAACAATAGGTGATTCCATAAATAAAAAGCAATTAGAAGGCATTATGGAGCTGTTAGTAAGAGAAGAAATACTAACAAAGCGTGAAGCTATAATTTTAATAAATGTTTTTAATGATACTTTAGTAAGCGAAAATCTAAAAGATATGGATAAATTAAGAGCTCATATGTTGCATATTGCAATATCTTCTGCACTACGCATCGATTTATGA